The following are encoded together in the Desulfoplanes formicivorans genome:
- the dsrK gene encoding sulfate reduction electron transfer complex DsrMKJOP subunit DsrK yields MSNLPKADELASKIDYMPPKGDWMDLPLEIKEGRYCYASNPKSVEYVGLPNPRSWNPLDDDWKLPENWQEIILNGMRERLDRFRTFKVFMDVCVRCGACADKCHFFIGSGDPRNMPVLRAELLRSVYRGEFTKAGKILGRFAGGRKLTLSVLKEWWYYFFQCSECRRCSVFCPYGIDTAEITIMGRELLNLVGLNIDWIATPVANCYRTGNHLGIQPHAFKDMIDFFCEDIEEITGILPEPSFNEKGADILFITPSGDVFADPGTYTCMGYLILFEYLKREYGLKVTWSTYASEGGNFGFFTSHETMKRLNSKMYMEAERLGAKWILGGECGHMWRVINQYMDTMNGPEYQKSHMETPVNPITGTVFEHAASTKMVHICEFTADLIKHGKLNLDKSRNDNIKLTYHDSCNPARGMGLLDEPRYVIKNTCNHFYEMPENTIREQTFCCGGGSGLNAGEDDELRMMGGLPRANAVKYVHEKHGVNTLGCICAIDRAVFPDLLDYWVPGVGVTGIHELVGNALVFPNEQERETDLRGEPLPGKEDE; encoded by the coding sequence ATGTCTAATCTTCCAAAAGCAGACGAACTAGCAAGCAAGATCGATTACATGCCCCCCAAAGGGGACTGGATGGACCTTCCCCTGGAGATCAAGGAGGGAAGATATTGTTACGCCTCCAACCCCAAGAGCGTCGAATATGTGGGGTTGCCCAATCCCAGAAGTTGGAATCCCCTGGACGATGACTGGAAGCTTCCGGAAAATTGGCAGGAGATCATCCTCAACGGGATGCGCGAACGTCTCGACCGTTTCCGTACTTTCAAGGTTTTCATGGACGTGTGTGTGCGTTGTGGAGCCTGTGCGGACAAGTGTCACTTCTTTATCGGTTCCGGTGATCCCCGGAATATGCCCGTTCTCAGGGCGGAACTGCTGCGTTCGGTGTACCGCGGCGAGTTCACCAAGGCCGGGAAGATTCTGGGACGGTTCGCTGGCGGTCGCAAACTGACCCTCTCGGTGCTCAAGGAATGGTGGTATTATTTCTTTCAGTGCAGTGAGTGCCGTCGATGTTCCGTGTTCTGTCCCTACGGGATCGACACAGCTGAAATCACCATCATGGGGCGTGAACTCCTCAATCTGGTTGGCCTGAACATTGACTGGATTGCCACGCCGGTGGCCAATTGTTACCGGACCGGAAACCATCTGGGCATTCAGCCCCACGCCTTCAAGGACATGATCGATTTCTTCTGCGAGGACATCGAGGAAATCACCGGAATTCTGCCCGAACCATCCTTCAATGAAAAGGGTGCGGATATTTTGTTCATCACCCCTTCGGGAGACGTGTTCGCTGATCCGGGTACCTATACCTGCATGGGCTATCTGATTCTGTTCGAGTACCTCAAGCGGGAATACGGTCTCAAGGTGACCTGGTCGACCTATGCCTCGGAAGGTGGAAACTTTGGTTTCTTCACCTCCCACGAGACCATGAAGCGTCTTAATTCCAAGATGTATATGGAGGCCGAGCGTCTCGGCGCCAAATGGATCCTGGGTGGCGAATGCGGTCACATGTGGCGTGTGATCAACCAGTACATGGATACCATGAACGGGCCTGAGTATCAGAAATCCCACATGGAAACGCCGGTCAACCCCATCACCGGAACGGTCTTCGAGCATGCTGCTTCCACCAAGATGGTGCACATCTGCGAATTCACGGCCGACCTGATCAAGCACGGCAAACTGAACCTGGACAAGTCCAGAAATGACAACATCAAGTTGACCTACCACGATTCCTGCAACCCTGCCCGTGGTATGGGGCTTCTGGATGAGCCCAGGTACGTCATCAAGAATACCTGTAACCATTTCTACGAGATGCCCGAGAACACCATCCGCGAGCAGACCTTCTGTTGTGGTGGCGGTTCCGGCCTCAACGCTGGTGAAGATGACGAATTGCGTATGATGGGTGGATTGCCCAGGGCCAATGCCGTCAAATATGTTCACGAGAAGCATGGCGTGAACACCCTGGGCTGCATCTGCGCCATTGACAGGGCTGTTTTTCCCGATCTCCTGGATTATTGGGTTCCCGGGGTCGGAGTGACCGGTATTCACGAACTTGTGGGTAACGCTCTGGTCTTCCCCAACGAGCAGGAAAGAGAGACCGATCTGCGAGGCGAACCCCTGCCTGGTAAGGAGGATGAATAA
- the dsrJ gene encoding sulfate reduction electron transfer complex DsrMKJOP subunit DsrJ: MYDKGAVIAGLAVFVVFFTFPFWYNTGSAAYKQPQPELPKNSEYCVESKEWMRAEHMQLLNTWRDDVVREGMHEYQSGLNGKMYNKSLVKTCMKCHDNKEKFCDTCHNTMDVSPYCWDCHVAPKEAK; this comes from the coding sequence ATGTACGATAAAGGTGCGGTGATTGCCGGCCTGGCCGTGTTTGTGGTCTTTTTTACGTTTCCCTTCTGGTACAATACCGGATCGGCGGCCTACAAGCAGCCCCAGCCCGAGCTTCCCAAGAACAGCGAATATTGTGTCGAGTCCAAGGAATGGATGCGTGCCGAGCACATGCAGCTGCTCAATACCTGGCGTGATGATGTCGTGCGTGAGGGCATGCATGAGTACCAGAGCGGCCTGAACGGGAAAATGTATAACAAGAGCCTGGTCAAGACCTGCATGAAATGTCACGATAACAAGGAAAAGTTCTGTGACACCTGTCATAATACCATGGATGTATCTCCTTATTGCTGGGATTGTCACGTAGCTCCTAAGGAGGCCAAGTAA
- the dsrO gene encoding sulfate reduction electron transfer complex DsrMKJOP subunit DsrO: MTSTRRKFLKVAGLAALGWSVRPASRLMASHGSHGKEGLFMASRHGAPAHGHGLHAGRWVMLIDTKKLTPAIEKKCIDACHVNHNVPDIETKQNIKWIWSAPFHNVFPEQSHEFVPGGDQRSVLALCNHCENPPCVRVCPTKATFQREDGIVMMDFHRCIGCRYCMAACPYGSRSFNFMDPRPYIKETTPEFPTRTKGVVEKCEFCTERLAEGKLPYCVEVSEGAMMFGDLEDPESEVRKVLASRYSIRRKPELGTEPGVYYLI, from the coding sequence ATGACGAGTACACGTAGAAAATTCCTCAAGGTTGCCGGTCTGGCTGCCCTCGGTTGGAGTGTGCGTCCCGCTTCCCGTCTGATGGCATCCCATGGTTCCCACGGCAAGGAAGGGCTTTTCATGGCTTCCAGGCACGGTGCCCCGGCTCATGGTCACGGACTTCATGCCGGACGCTGGGTCATGCTGATTGATACGAAGAAGCTGACCCCGGCCATCGAGAAAAAGTGCATTGATGCCTGTCATGTAAACCACAATGTCCCTGATATTGAAACCAAGCAGAACATCAAGTGGATCTGGTCCGCGCCGTTCCACAATGTTTTTCCGGAGCAGTCCCATGAGTTTGTTCCCGGAGGCGACCAGCGTTCCGTGCTTGCCCTGTGCAATCACTGCGAAAATCCTCCCTGTGTCCGGGTGTGTCCGACCAAGGCGACCTTTCAGCGTGAAGACGGGATCGTGATGATGGATTTTCACCGCTGCATAGGCTGTAGATACTGCATGGCTGCATGCCCTTACGGTTCCAGAAGTTTCAATTTCATGGACCCCCGCCCGTATATCAAGGAAACCACTCCCGAATTTCCCACGCGCACCAAAGGGGTGGTGGAGAAATGCGAGTTTTGTACCGAGAGATTGGCCGAAGGAAAGCTTCCTTATTGCGTCGAGGTCTCGGAGGGTGCCATGATGTTCGGTGACCTGGAAGATCCTGAGTCTGAGGTACGCAAGGTTCTTGCTTCGCGGTATTCCATTCGCAGAAAACCCGAGCTTGGAACGGAACCAGGCGTCTACTACTTAATATAA
- the dsrP gene encoding sulfate reduction electron transfer complex DsrMKJOP subunit DsrP, which yields MLEKVLNGNKVYWGWLAILLVLMTVGAACYATQLVNGLTITGMSRDVSWGFYIAQFTFLVGVAASAVMMVIPKYLHDYKTYGRVLIFGEFNAVAMVCLCLMFIIADLGSPQRLMNIIIHPTPNSMLFWDMIVLNGYLFINIFVGWITLQAHRKEVAPPKWIKFFIYLSIPWAVSIHTVTAFLYCGLPGRGYWMDAVLASRFLASAFAAGPAFLIILLYIVRATTKFDPGKEAFKALGKTIAYAMSVNLFLVLCEVFTVNYSNIPGHLHHWHYLFFGDGVLVPWMWTSMIMGFVGVLVLIVPSNRENDNMLIAGCLLVFIGAWIDKGLGMIGGGFVPNALMEITEYVPTKLELGVSLGIYATGFFILTLLTKIAVGVKVEIGE from the coding sequence ATGCTCGAGAAAGTTCTCAACGGAAACAAGGTATATTGGGGCTGGTTGGCTATCCTGCTGGTTCTCATGACCGTTGGCGCTGCGTGTTATGCCACGCAGCTGGTAAATGGTTTGACCATCACCGGAATGAGCCGGGATGTGTCCTGGGGATTCTATATCGCCCAGTTCACCTTTCTGGTCGGGGTGGCCGCTTCGGCTGTCATGATGGTCATTCCCAAGTATCTGCATGATTACAAGACCTACGGCCGTGTGCTCATCTTTGGGGAATTCAATGCCGTTGCCATGGTCTGTCTGTGTCTCATGTTCATCATCGCTGATCTGGGTTCGCCCCAGCGTCTCATGAACATCATCATTCATCCCACACCCAATTCCATGCTTTTCTGGGATATGATTGTTCTCAACGGGTATCTTTTCATCAACATTTTTGTGGGATGGATCACCCTGCAGGCCCATCGCAAGGAAGTGGCCCCGCCCAAGTGGATCAAGTTTTTCATCTATCTGTCCATTCCGTGGGCAGTGAGTATCCACACTGTGACCGCGTTCCTGTACTGTGGTCTTCCCGGCCGTGGTTACTGGATGGACGCCGTGCTGGCCTCCCGTTTTCTGGCCTCGGCTTTTGCTGCCGGACCCGCCTTTCTCATCATCCTTTTGTACATCGTCAGGGCGACCACCAAGTTCGATCCCGGGAAAGAGGCCTTCAAGGCTCTGGGCAAGACCATTGCCTATGCCATGTCCGTGAACCTCTTTCTGGTCCTGTGTGAGGTGTTCACCGTCAATTACAGCAACATTCCTGGCCATCTCCATCACTGGCATTACCTCTTTTTTGGAGACGGAGTGCTGGTTCCCTGGATGTGGACGTCCATGATCATGGGATTTGTTGGCGTTCTCGTGCTCATCGTTCCCAGCAACCGTGAAAACGACAACATGCTCATTGCGGGCTGTCTCCTTGTTTTCATCGGTGCCTGGATCGACAAGGGCCTCGGCATGATCGGCGGTGGGTTCGTGCCCAACGCCCTCATGGAAATCACCGAATACGTACCCACCAAGCTTGAACTCGGGGTTTCCCTTGGTATCTATGCAACCGGATTCTTTATCCTGACGCTGCTGACCAAGATCGCCGTCGGGGTCAAGGTCGAGATTGGCGAATAA
- a CDS encoding ferredoxin: MSYNVTVDAEKCVGCSECVDVCPVEVYELQNEKSVPVNEEECLGCESCIEVCEHDAITVEEA; the protein is encoded by the coding sequence ATGTCTTACAACGTGACTGTTGATGCCGAGAAGTGCGTTGGATGCAGTGAATGTGTCGATGTCTGTCCCGTGGAAGTCTACGAGCTGCAGAATGAAAAATCCGTTCCTGTCAACGAGGAAGAGTGCCTCGGATGCGAATCCTGCATCGAAGTTTGCGAGCACGACGCCATCACCGTTGAAGAAGCGTAA
- a CDS encoding YkgJ family cysteine cluster protein: MSLDFSKYFEEYTKLVAGADKAFAQIQQSCPDQVTCKKGCCDCCYALFDLTLIEAMYLNHHFKQLPPEIKNRVYLRADKADRKMAIVKKKAFKMEQKGESREDVLKMVGQEKIRCPFLGDENKCEMYEHRPITCRLYGVPQEIGGQAHVCGLSGFTPGTSYPTVKVERLQDSLVLLSNALVKGVQSKYDKLATVFVPVSSAVLTVYDEDYLGIDSRVKKAKKAQWSVRS; encoded by the coding sequence ATGTCTCTTGATTTTTCCAAATATTTCGAAGAATATACAAAGCTTGTAGCCGGTGCGGACAAGGCTTTTGCCCAGATCCAGCAGTCTTGTCCTGACCAGGTGACGTGCAAAAAGGGCTGTTGTGATTGCTGCTACGCGCTGTTCGACCTGACTCTCATTGAGGCGATGTATCTCAATCATCATTTCAAGCAGCTCCCGCCGGAGATCAAAAATCGTGTGTATCTGCGGGCGGACAAGGCAGACAGAAAGATGGCCATTGTCAAGAAAAAGGCCTTTAAAATGGAGCAAAAGGGCGAATCCCGGGAAGACGTGCTCAAAATGGTGGGGCAGGAAAAAATCAGATGTCCGTTTCTGGGTGACGAGAACAAGTGCGAAATGTACGAGCACCGGCCCATTACGTGCCGGCTGTACGGTGTCCCTCAGGAGATTGGCGGTCAGGCCCATGTGTGCGGGTTGTCCGGATTTACGCCTGGGACCTCGTATCCCACTGTAAAGGTCGAGCGTCTCCAGGATTCACTGGTTCTGTTGAGCAACGCCCTGGTCAAGGGGGTGCAATCCAAATACGACAAGCTGGCTACCGTGTTTGTGCCGGTGTCTTCGGCCGTATTGACGGTATATGATGAGGACTACCTGGGTATTGATAGTCGGGTCAAAAAGGCCAAGAAAGCCCAGTGGTCGGTTCGAAGCTGA
- a CDS encoding tetratricopeptide repeat protein, with translation MSDKDKKQIVEEFKEEMKATSDTGTGHYNLAMTYLGERDFEAAEKELRLAIQEEPELAEAYVQLGGIAMYRGDLDSCMSYNKMAADIRPRFAVPHGNMGFVHLQKQDVDKAIASFRKALSFDPGFLQARTSLGAAYLMQGDATACLEECTKVVTKEPKFGPAWNNIGLAHLELGDKAKAREAFDKALASGYDVPEQLLQEARD, from the coding sequence ATGAGCGACAAGGACAAGAAACAGATAGTTGAAGAATTCAAAGAAGAGATGAAAGCGACCTCGGACACGGGTACCGGGCATTATAATCTGGCCATGACCTATCTGGGGGAGCGTGATTTCGAGGCGGCAGAAAAGGAACTCAGACTGGCCATCCAGGAAGAACCCGAACTTGCCGAGGCCTATGTGCAGCTTGGCGGAATTGCCATGTATCGGGGAGACCTGGACAGCTGCATGAGTTATAACAAAATGGCTGCGGATATTCGTCCGCGATTTGCCGTACCCCATGGGAACATGGGTTTTGTACACCTGCAGAAACAGGATGTGGACAAGGCCATTGCCTCGTTTCGCAAGGCCCTGTCCTTTGATCCTGGTTTTTTGCAGGCACGGACAAGCCTTGGTGCCGCCTATCTGATGCAGGGCGATGCAACGGCCTGCCTGGAGGAATGCACCAAGGTTGTGACCAAGGAACCGAAATTCGGTCCGGCCTGGAACAATATTGGTCTGGCTCATCTGGAACTGGGGGACAAGGCCAAGGCCAGGGAGGCTTTCGACAAGGCCCTGGCCTCAGGGTATGATGTCCCGGAACAGCTTCTCCAGGAGGCTCGGGATTAA
- the dsrA gene encoding dissimilatory-type sulfite reductase subunit alpha, translated as MAKRETPLLDQLESGPWPSFVSDIKRAAEARHKNERNVEYQIPVDVCDDLLGVLELSYQDGTTHWKHGGIVGVFGYGGGVIGRYCDQPENFPGVAHFHTMRVNQPSGKYYTSQYLNDLCDLWDFRGSGLTNMHGATGDIVFIGTTTEQLEEIFFELTHKFDQDLGGSGSNLRTPATCLGQSRCEFACYDTQALCTHLTHEYQDELHRPAFPYKFKFKFDGCPNGCVASIARSDLSFIGTWRDEIRIDQEAVAAYVGGEIQPNAGAFAGRDWGPFDIQKEVIDLCPSQCMSLEDGKLVIDNKECTRCMHCINVMPRALKIGNDRGCSMLCGAKSPILDGAQMGSLLVPFIKVEDNYDEIQEIIENIWDWWMEEGKNRERLGELIKRQGFQKLLEVTNIKAVPQHIQEPRSNPYILWREEEVEGGWDRDINEFRKHHAR; from the coding sequence ATGGCTAAACGTGAGACTCCATTGCTGGACCAGCTTGAATCAGGTCCATGGCCAAGTTTTGTGTCCGATATCAAACGGGCAGCAGAAGCAAGGCACAAAAACGAAAGAAACGTTGAGTATCAGATTCCTGTCGATGTTTGTGACGACCTTCTGGGCGTTCTCGAGCTCTCCTATCAGGACGGCACCACGCACTGGAAGCACGGCGGTATCGTCGGTGTTTTCGGTTACGGCGGTGGCGTTATCGGTCGTTACTGCGACCAGCCTGAAAACTTCCCTGGCGTCGCTCACTTCCATACCATGCGCGTCAACCAGCCTTCCGGTAAGTACTACACAAGTCAGTACCTCAATGATCTTTGTGATCTGTGGGATTTCCGCGGTAGTGGTCTGACCAACATGCATGGTGCAACCGGTGATATCGTTTTCATCGGTACCACAACCGAGCAGCTTGAAGAAATCTTCTTCGAACTGACCCACAAGTTTGATCAGGATCTCGGTGGTTCCGGTTCCAACCTGAGAACTCCGGCTACCTGTCTGGGTCAGTCCCGCTGCGAATTCGCCTGTTACGACACCCAGGCCCTGTGTACCCATCTGACCCACGAATATCAGGACGAACTCCATCGCCCCGCATTCCCCTATAAGTTCAAGTTCAAATTCGACGGCTGTCCCAATGGTTGCGTAGCCTCCATCGCTCGTTCCGACCTCTCTTTCATCGGTACCTGGCGTGATGAGATTCGCATCGATCAGGAAGCTGTTGCCGCATACGTTGGTGGCGAAATCCAGCCCAATGCCGGTGCCTTTGCCGGTCGTGACTGGGGGCCGTTTGATATCCAGAAAGAAGTCATCGACTTGTGTCCTTCCCAGTGCATGAGCCTTGAAGATGGCAAGCTGGTTATCGATAACAAGGAATGTACCCGTTGCATGCATTGTATCAATGTTATGCCCCGTGCTCTGAAGATCGGTAACGATCGCGGTTGTTCCATGCTCTGCGGCGCCAAGTCCCCCATTCTTGACGGTGCTCAGATGGGTTCCCTGCTCGTTCCCTTCATCAAGGTCGAAGACAACTACGACGAGATCCAGGAAATCATTGAAAACATCTGGGACTGGTGGATGGAAGAAGGCAAGAACCGCGAACGTCTTGGTGAGCTTATCAAGCGTCAGGGCTTCCAGAAGCTCCTGGAAGTGACCAATATCAAGGCTGTGCCTCAGCATATCCAGGAACCCCGTTCCAATCCCTACATCCTGTGGAGAGAGGAAGAGGTTGAAGGCGGCTGGGATCGCGACATCAACGAGTTCAGAAAACATCACGCAAGATAA
- the dsrB gene encoding dissimilatory-type sulfite reductase subunit beta: protein MAFISSGYNPDKPMENRITDIGPRDFNEFLPPVIKKNFGKWAYHEILEPGVLMHKAESGDEVYTVRCGGCRLMSTEHIREITEIADKHCDGYLRFTTRNNIEFMVDSKDKIEPLKEDLLSRKGPGGDYKFPIGGTGACITNIVHTQGWIHCHTPATDASGTVKATMDELFEEFTNMRLPAILRISMACCLNMCGAVHCSDLAILGIHRKPPMIDHEYIDNLCEIPLAVASCPVAAIRPSKAEIVAESGEKKTVKTVAIKNERCMFCGNCYTMCPSLPLADQEGDGIALMVGGKISNRISAPKFSKVVVAFIPNEPPRWPTMTKTIRKIVDAYAKNANKYERLGDWAERIGWEKFFEVCDIPFTEHVIDDFRDPAYYTWRQSTNFKWTHGVEDFANIKK, encoded by the coding sequence ATGGCATTTATCTCATCCGGATACAATCCCGATAAACCGATGGAAAACAGGATCACCGATATTGGTCCCCGTGATTTCAACGAATTCCTGCCTCCTGTCATCAAGAAGAACTTCGGGAAGTGGGCATATCATGAGATTCTGGAACCCGGTGTCCTCATGCACAAGGCAGAGAGTGGCGACGAAGTATACACCGTTCGTTGTGGTGGCTGCCGCTTGATGAGTACCGAGCATATCCGTGAGATCACCGAGATCGCCGACAAGCATTGCGACGGCTATCTGCGGTTTACCACGCGTAACAACATCGAGTTCATGGTCGACAGCAAGGACAAGATCGAACCCTTGAAGGAAGACCTGCTGAGCCGCAAGGGACCCGGTGGCGATTACAAGTTCCCCATTGGCGGAACCGGTGCCTGTATTACCAATATCGTTCACACCCAGGGTTGGATTCACTGTCATACCCCGGCAACCGATGCTTCCGGTACCGTGAAGGCTACCATGGACGAACTTTTCGAAGAGTTCACCAACATGAGACTGCCTGCCATCCTGCGTATTTCCATGGCTTGCTGTTTGAACATGTGTGGTGCTGTTCACTGTTCCGACCTGGCTATCCTCGGTATCCACAGAAAGCCGCCCATGATCGATCACGAGTACATTGACAACTTGTGTGAAATTCCTCTGGCCGTTGCTTCTTGTCCGGTTGCTGCCATCCGTCCTTCCAAGGCCGAAATCGTAGCCGAATCTGGTGAGAAGAAGACCGTCAAGACCGTTGCCATCAAGAACGAGCGTTGTATGTTCTGTGGTAACTGTTACACCATGTGTCCTTCCCTGCCTCTGGCAGACCAGGAAGGTGACGGTATCGCACTCATGGTTGGTGGTAAGATCTCCAACCGTATCTCCGCACCCAAGTTCTCCAAGGTCGTTGTTGCCTTTATCCCCAACGAGCCTCCTCGCTGGCCTACAATGACCAAGACCATTCGCAAGATCGTCGACGCCTATGCCAAGAACGCCAATAAGTACGAACGTCTTGGTGACTGGGCTGAACGTATCGGTTGGGAAAAATTCTTTGAAGTATGCGACATTCCCTTTACCGAACATGTCATCGATGATTTCCGTGATCCCGCTTACTATACCTGGCGTCAGAGCACGAACTTCAAGTGGACACACGGCGTCGAGGATTTCGCAAATATCAAGAAATAA
- a CDS encoding dissimilatory sulfite reductase D family protein produces MDEHVQKVVDFMNSKSKNKSKFYFKDLAGLFPDEKPRAVKKIINKMVSDEILEYWSSGSTTMYGLKGAGKQHASEGEE; encoded by the coding sequence ATGGACGAGCATGTACAGAAAGTTGTTGATTTCATGAATTCGAAATCTAAGAACAAGAGCAAATTCTATTTCAAGGATCTGGCCGGACTTTTTCCCGATGAAAAACCTCGTGCCGTCAAGAAGATCATCAACAAGATGGTCAGCGATGAGATTCTTGAATACTGGTCGAGCGGAAGCACGACCATGTACGGTCTCAAAGGTGCTGGCAAGCAGCATGCATCCGAGGGCGAAGAATAA